From one Pontibacillus sp. HMF3514 genomic stretch:
- a CDS encoding 2-dehydropantoate 2-reductase yields the protein MNIGVIGGGAIGLLTSYYLHKKGHAVTLYVRRKEQMETIKGKRLHILPMDEKVEINTSLTNDLENQDVLIVCTKQQAVDDVIQILQDKHITCPLLFLQNGMGHIYKLQNLSNPLSVGVMEHGALRIDENTVKHTGKGKLRIAAMNMNNQELNIMKSYMNCDEFPVHIEGDWYNMLAKKLVINAVINPITALFQVKNGQVIENPFLECKAKRLCEEACLVLKLNPQKQWENVYQIAEFTKENTSSMAKDIQGKRETEVEAILGFLLHEATFDVPNIQYMYESIKAIEYSFKKEGEV from the coding sequence TTGAATATAGGAGTTATTGGAGGAGGGGCCATAGGGCTACTCACTTCTTATTATTTACATAAAAAAGGGCATGCTGTAACACTGTATGTCCGTCGAAAAGAACAAATGGAAACTATTAAAGGAAAAAGGCTGCACATTCTTCCGATGGATGAAAAAGTGGAAATAAATACTTCGTTAACCAATGATCTTGAAAATCAAGACGTTCTGATCGTATGTACCAAGCAACAAGCTGTAGATGATGTTATACAAATCTTGCAGGATAAACACATTACTTGTCCATTGCTTTTTCTCCAAAACGGCATGGGGCATATATACAAACTTCAAAACCTTTCGAACCCTTTATCTGTCGGAGTCATGGAACACGGAGCATTGAGGATAGACGAAAATACGGTGAAACATACAGGAAAAGGGAAGCTTCGTATAGCTGCAATGAATATGAACAATCAAGAATTAAATATAATGAAATCTTATATGAATTGTGATGAATTCCCTGTGCATATAGAAGGTGACTGGTATAACATGCTAGCGAAAAAGCTTGTCATAAATGCAGTCATCAACCCAATTACAGCATTATTCCAAGTCAAGAATGGGCAAGTTATCGAGAATCCCTTTTTAGAGTGTAAAGCCAAGCGTTTGTGTGAGGAGGCTTGTCTTGTGTTAAAGCTGAATCCACAAAAACAATGGGAGAATGTTTATCAAATTGCAGAATTCACGAAGGAAAATACATCCTCTATGGCAAAAGATATACAAGGAAAAAGAGAGACAGAAGTTGAGGCCATTTTAGGATTTTTATTACATGAAGCTACATTCGATGTTCCAAACATTCAATACATGTATGAAAGTATAAAAGCTATTGAGTACTCATTTAAAAAGGAGGGGGAAGTATGA
- a CDS encoding DUF3397 domain-containing protein encodes MSHLIAYLLAAAITLPIPMTIIVYMLTRKISRSKRLSLHVTVNSMTLLYILSVNATMGTIFEQSFFWYILIFLLVLLGMFVFLQWKYKDEIHFTKAWRGFWRFSFVLFAFAYIGLTLFGLTDRLLAL; translated from the coding sequence ATGAGTCACCTTATAGCCTATCTCTTAGCAGCTGCGATTACATTGCCAATTCCTATGACCATTATTGTGTATATGCTTACACGAAAAATCAGCCGAAGTAAGCGATTGTCTTTGCATGTAACCGTAAACTCTATGACATTACTCTACATATTATCGGTTAATGCAACGATGGGAACGATTTTTGAACAATCCTTTTTCTGGTATATCCTCATTTTCTTATTAGTTCTATTAGGTATGTTTGTGTTTCTTCAATGGAAGTATAAAGATGAAATTCATTTTACAAAGGCTTGGAGAGGGTTTTGGCGATTTAGTTTTGTTCTATTTGCTTTTGCCTATATAGGTCTAACTTTGTTCGGGCTTACAGACCGTCTTTTGGCTTTGTAG
- the bshC gene encoding bacillithiol biosynthesis cysteine-adding enzyme BshC: MRIQPIDLTNENRLMQDYRSQSNHILQKFHYNPYKKSDFKQRLEHIQKRSYKRDELADHLHQVNSKWGAPEQTLSNIEKVRDPESVVVVGGQQAGLLTGPLYTIHKIISILVLAEQQESELGIPVLPVFWIAGEDHDFDEINHIHMPYGQRMKKFKIMQKQNEKLSVSDMEMDEEAIKTWLERLFSQLDETELTNDLYHNLLKELAASQSFVDYFARILFYLFPEKGLILMDSDHPELRELESDYFKDMIRNQERISEGVVRALHESAQQGYPINLEADSSDGHLFYEQGGRTLLVRNEEGNWEGKQNECSFTTEELLQIAEENPEKLSNNVVTRPLMQELVLPTLSFIAGPGEVGYWAALKPAFEALDIEMPPVTPRLSISLLDRKSEKWMNKHSLQVQKAVNEGVSEDKNYWISMQSYPPIEQLSDEVKKAIERAHRPLKEKAHSIRDDIGQLAEKNLFELFRDVEFLQERMIHALEDKHTRELEVFDAVDLTLNPEGKLQERTWNILPWINKYGITLGERLCDIEYDWTKPHHVVYL, from the coding sequence ATGAGGATTCAACCGATTGATCTAACGAATGAAAACCGGCTTATGCAAGACTATCGAAGCCAATCAAACCATATACTTCAAAAGTTTCATTACAATCCATATAAAAAGAGCGATTTTAAACAAAGGCTTGAGCATATCCAGAAAAGGTCCTATAAACGTGATGAATTAGCGGACCATCTCCATCAAGTGAACAGTAAATGGGGAGCACCAGAACAAACACTATCTAATATTGAAAAAGTACGTGATCCAGAAAGTGTTGTTGTGGTAGGGGGTCAACAAGCAGGGTTGCTGACAGGACCTTTATATACGATTCATAAAATTATCTCGATCCTCGTTTTAGCTGAGCAACAAGAAAGTGAGTTAGGAATTCCGGTGCTTCCTGTTTTTTGGATTGCTGGAGAAGATCATGACTTTGATGAAATTAACCATATTCATATGCCTTATGGTCAGCGAATGAAAAAGTTTAAAATTATGCAAAAGCAAAACGAGAAGTTATCTGTTTCAGATATGGAGATGGATGAAGAGGCTATTAAAACTTGGCTAGAGCGTTTATTCTCTCAACTTGATGAAACAGAACTTACAAATGATCTATATCACAATTTACTAAAGGAACTTGCTGCTTCTCAAAGCTTCGTTGATTATTTTGCAAGGATCTTGTTTTACCTGTTTCCTGAAAAAGGGCTTATTTTAATGGATTCTGATCACCCTGAACTAAGGGAACTGGAAAGTGATTATTTCAAAGATATGATCCGTAACCAGGAACGTATAAGTGAAGGTGTGGTTCGAGCACTTCATGAATCTGCACAACAAGGGTATCCGATTAATTTAGAAGCGGATTCATCAGATGGTCACCTGTTTTATGAACAAGGTGGTCGAACGTTATTGGTTCGAAATGAGGAGGGCAATTGGGAAGGGAAGCAAAACGAATGCTCCTTTACGACAGAAGAACTGTTACAAATTGCTGAAGAAAATCCAGAAAAGCTGAGTAACAATGTGGTAACACGTCCGCTTATGCAAGAATTGGTTCTGCCTACGCTTTCCTTTATAGCTGGACCAGGTGAGGTTGGATATTGGGCAGCTTTAAAGCCAGCTTTTGAAGCACTTGATATTGAAATGCCACCTGTAACACCACGTTTATCGATCTCATTATTGGATCGAAAAAGTGAAAAGTGGATGAATAAGCATTCACTGCAAGTTCAAAAAGCGGTAAATGAAGGTGTAAGTGAAGATAAGAATTACTGGATTTCCATGCAAAGCTATCCCCCAATTGAACAACTCTCAGATGAAGTGAAAAAGGCGATTGAACGTGCTCATCGCCCACTGAAAGAAAAAGCCCATTCTATACGTGATGATATTGGGCAACTAGCTGAGAAAAATTTATTTGAATTGTTCCGTGATGTTGAGTTTCTTCAAGAACGAATGATTCATGCCTTAGAGGATAAACATACGCGGGAATTAGAAGTTTTTGATGCAGTCGATTTAACATTAAATCCAGAAGGAAAATTACAAGAACGCACATGGAATATCTTGCCTTGGATAAACAAATATGGCATAACTTTAGGGGAACGTCTTTGTGATATTGAATATGACTGGACGAAACCTCATCACGTGGTTTATCTATAA
- the mraZ gene encoding division/cell wall cluster transcriptional repressor MraZ has translation MFMGEYQHNIDAKGRIIVPAKFREGLGETFVITRGLDRCLFAYPLSEWKALEEKLKKLPLTKKDARAFTRFFFSGAVECEVDKQGRINIPSPLRSYGELDKECVVIGVSNRVEFWSKDHWETYFEESEDSFSEIAENMMDFDI, from the coding sequence ATGTTTATGGGTGAATACCAACATAATATAGACGCAAAGGGACGTATCATTGTCCCTGCGAAGTTTCGTGAAGGGCTCGGTGAGACGTTTGTCATTACACGAGGACTCGATCGTTGTTTATTTGCGTACCCACTTTCAGAATGGAAGGCTTTAGAAGAGAAATTGAAAAAGCTCCCTCTAACGAAAAAGGATGCTCGTGCATTCACCCGTTTTTTCTTTTCTGGTGCTGTCGAATGTGAAGTAGACAAGCAGGGAAGAATAAATATTCCTTCACCATTAAGAAGTTATGGTGAATTGGATAAAGAGTGTGTGGTGATTGGTGTATCCAATCGAGTGGAGTTTTGGTCTAAAGATCATTGGGAGACTTATTTTGAGGAGTCTGAGGATTCTTTCTCTGAAATTGCAGAGAATATGATGGACTTTGATATTTAA
- the rsmH gene encoding 16S rRNA (cytosine(1402)-N(4))-methyltransferase RsmH, with translation MFEHITVLKQETVNELDIKPNGLYVDCTLGGGGHSEKIVQELNDEGRLIAFDQDTTALEHARQRLDSHKEKITFVHANFRQLQEKLAELGVHEVDGIVFDLGVSSPQLDEEERGFSYHQEAKLDMRMNREQALSAYEVVNEWSFNDLVKIFFKYGEEKFSKQIARGIEQSREKEPIETTTQLVDIIKDAIPAPARRKGGHPGKRIFQAIRIAVNDELGAFEDALHQAAEVVSIDGRIAVITFHSLEDRICKQAFKKWSSNPPLPKNIPVIPEDKQPPFELTTRKPITPNEEELEQNRRARSSRLRVVKKIRPWNEEFRLDERWNKR, from the coding sequence ATGTTTGAACATATTACAGTATTAAAGCAAGAAACCGTCAATGAATTAGATATAAAACCGAATGGTCTGTATGTCGACTGTACCTTAGGTGGTGGAGGACATTCTGAAAAGATTGTTCAAGAGCTAAATGATGAGGGTAGGCTGATTGCTTTTGATCAGGATACAACAGCGCTTGAACATGCCAGACAACGACTTGACTCCCATAAGGAAAAGATCACATTTGTTCATGCGAATTTTCGCCAATTACAAGAAAAGCTTGCAGAACTAGGCGTGCATGAAGTTGATGGGATTGTATTTGACTTAGGCGTTTCTTCTCCCCAGTTAGATGAAGAAGAACGAGGTTTTAGTTACCATCAAGAAGCTAAGTTAGATATGCGAATGAATCGAGAGCAAGCTCTTAGTGCATATGAAGTTGTGAATGAGTGGTCGTTTAATGATCTAGTGAAAATATTCTTTAAATATGGAGAAGAGAAATTTTCCAAACAAATTGCTCGTGGAATAGAACAGTCTAGAGAAAAAGAACCAATTGAAACCACCACTCAACTAGTGGATATTATTAAAGATGCTATTCCTGCACCTGCTAGACGAAAAGGTGGTCACCCGGGTAAACGAATTTTTCAGGCAATCCGTATTGCTGTTAATGATGAACTTGGAGCATTTGAAGATGCTTTACACCAGGCAGCAGAGGTGGTGTCAATTGATGGTCGTATTGCCGTCATTACGTTCCATTCTTTAGAAGATCGTATATGTAAACAAGCTTTTAAAAAGTGGAGTAGTAACCCGCCATTGCCAAAGAATATCCCTGTTATTCCTGAGGATAAGCAACCTCCTTTTGAATTAACGACAAGAAAACCAATTACACCGAACGAAGAAGAACTTGAACAGAACCGCAGAGCTCGTTCTTCAAGATTAAGAGTTGTAAAGAAAATCCGACCTTGGAATGAAGAATTCCGACTGGATGAAAGGTGGAATAAGAGATGA
- the ftsL gene encoding cell division protein FtsL, translating to MSAEKARVLHDAQQQTQTQQQQTKVHVHKKKWVSTGEKALYTLVSSLAIAASVFIVSYSSSLDSMNRDIQKLEGNISDQKVVNENLQFKIKELSDPERILKIAKKNGLKIHQSKVKQADTVSGS from the coding sequence ATGAGCGCAGAAAAAGCAAGAGTTTTACATGATGCACAACAACAAACGCAAACGCAGCAACAACAGACGAAAGTTCATGTACATAAGAAGAAGTGGGTATCAACAGGCGAAAAAGCTTTGTACACCCTTGTTAGTAGTCTTGCCATTGCTGCGAGTGTCTTCATTGTGTCTTACTCGTCTTCTTTAGATAGTATGAACCGAGATATTCAAAAGCTTGAGGGAAATATTTCAGATCAAAAGGTAGTTAATGAAAACCTACAGTTCAAGATCAAAGAATTGAGTGACCCTGAACGCATCTTAAAAATTGCTAAAAAGAATGGGTTAAAGATCCACCAGTCAAAAGTTAAACAAGCTGATACAGTTTCAGGTAGCTAA
- a CDS encoding penicillin-binding protein: MKKSKTTHRMSKVMMVFFTLLFVVLFGRFFYIQSTGEIKGVTLEDWAEKKRTSSYSIDANRGKIVDRNGMTLAYDRPTYSIFAIVEEEYSKGLDEPKHVVDTSKTAEKLAPILNMDQSRISSIIQQGKEKDRFQVEFGSNGRYLSQEKRDKIKSLHLPGINFRAEAKRYYPNGMFASHVVGFAQRKGEDGKITGVLGIENQMDKKLTEKNGSISFQRDKYNQKLLNPEEVIQEPKDGDTIQLTLDQKIQTFLEDAMTHVQKQYEPKKMMAVVMDPKTGEVLASSNRPSFDPNNRSNIKNWYNDVLAYPFEPGSTMKIFTVAAAMDAGVYDGKETYDSGSYKIEEITRPIRDHYRPGWGEITYNEGIQRSSNVAAAKLVWEKLGTDKFLSYLKDFGFDQKTGIDLPGETAGNILYNWPIEKLTTSYGQGTTVTPMQLMKAATAVANDGKMMKPYVISKVLDPNSNETIQKTKPEVVGEPIDASTAKSVRNLLGKVVTSENGTGKNYKLSDFSVAGKTGTAQIPDPDGPGYLSGSPEDYMFSFLGMAPKEDPELMMYVAVKQPKLKGNELGSEPVSYIFKTVMENSLHYLNIQPDKQNKKMDVQPKTIEDLTGKSVKQAKSQLQKNGLKPVVLGEGSTIQKTLPAQGKQVFQNERVLLLTKGDVKMPNMNSWSLRDVLKFSNLMDMKLDYMGSGFVYKQSIQPGSIVRKNDYLTVELSPPGERGETPETNSQENERSMQEQNEEKEEEEA; the protein is encoded by the coding sequence ATGAAAAAAAGCAAAACAACCCATCGTATGTCGAAAGTCATGATGGTCTTTTTCACGCTCCTATTTGTGGTATTGTTCGGACGCTTTTTTTACATCCAGTCGACAGGTGAAATTAAAGGGGTAACCCTTGAAGATTGGGCTGAAAAAAAGCGGACGAGCTCATATTCCATTGATGCGAATCGTGGAAAGATTGTTGATCGGAATGGGATGACATTAGCCTATGATCGTCCAACATATAGCATTTTTGCTATTGTGGAAGAAGAGTACTCTAAAGGATTAGACGAACCCAAGCACGTTGTAGACACTTCAAAAACAGCTGAAAAGCTAGCTCCAATATTGAATATGGATCAATCCAGAATCTCCTCTATCATTCAGCAAGGAAAAGAAAAAGATCGTTTTCAAGTTGAATTTGGCTCAAATGGGCGGTACCTCTCACAAGAAAAACGAGATAAGATAAAATCTCTCCATCTACCAGGTATTAATTTTAGAGCGGAAGCAAAACGATATTATCCAAATGGGATGTTTGCCTCTCACGTCGTTGGATTTGCTCAACGAAAAGGAGAAGATGGTAAGATCACAGGTGTACTAGGGATTGAAAACCAAATGGATAAGAAGCTTACTGAAAAGAATGGATCTATATCTTTTCAGCGAGATAAATATAATCAAAAGCTTCTGAATCCGGAAGAAGTCATCCAAGAACCAAAAGATGGCGATACCATTCAGTTAACCTTAGATCAAAAGATTCAAACCTTTTTAGAAGACGCGATGACACACGTTCAAAAGCAATACGAACCGAAAAAAATGATGGCGGTGGTGATGGATCCCAAAACTGGAGAGGTTCTTGCCTCTAGTAATCGACCAAGTTTTGACCCTAATAACCGATCAAATATCAAAAATTGGTATAACGACGTATTGGCTTATCCTTTTGAACCTGGCTCAACGATGAAAATATTCACTGTTGCTGCTGCGATGGACGCTGGAGTTTATGATGGTAAGGAAACCTATGATTCAGGCTCATACAAAATTGAAGAGATTACACGACCTATTCGTGACCATTACCGACCAGGTTGGGGTGAGATCACCTATAACGAAGGGATTCAACGTTCTTCCAATGTGGCGGCAGCGAAACTAGTATGGGAGAAACTTGGCACAGACAAGTTTTTAAGTTACCTAAAAGATTTTGGTTTTGATCAAAAAACAGGTATAGACCTTCCAGGTGAAACAGCAGGAAACATCTTATATAATTGGCCGATCGAGAAGTTAACGACTTCTTATGGTCAAGGGACAACTGTTACGCCTATGCAACTCATGAAAGCTGCAACTGCAGTAGCGAATGATGGGAAAATGATGAAGCCCTATGTGATTTCAAAGGTTTTAGATCCGAATTCAAACGAAACGATTCAAAAAACAAAGCCAGAGGTAGTTGGAGAACCAATCGATGCATCTACGGCTAAGTCCGTACGAAATCTTCTGGGCAAAGTAGTAACAAGCGAAAACGGAACCGGGAAAAACTACAAATTATCTGACTTCTCTGTAGCTGGTAAGACAGGGACAGCGCAGATACCAGACCCAGATGGTCCAGGGTATTTAAGCGGTTCCCCAGAAGACTATATGTTCTCCTTTTTAGGTATGGCTCCCAAAGAGGATCCAGAGTTGATGATGTATGTTGCGGTAAAACAGCCTAAATTAAAAGGAAATGAATTAGGGTCAGAACCCGTTTCCTATATATTTAAAACGGTAATGGAAAACAGTCTACATTATTTAAATATCCAACCGGATAAGCAGAACAAAAAGATGGATGTACAACCGAAAACAATAGAGGATCTAACTGGTAAATCAGTCAAACAAGCAAAAAGTCAGTTACAGAAGAATGGCTTGAAACCTGTAGTACTAGGTGAAGGTTCAACCATACAGAAGACACTTCCAGCTCAAGGAAAGCAAGTTTTTCAAAATGAGCGAGTCTTGCTTTTAACTAAAGGGGACGTAAAAATGCCAAATATGAATTCTTGGTCCCTGAGAGATGTATTAAAGTTTAGCAATTTAATGGACATGAAGCTCGATTACATGGGAAGTGGGTTTGTGTATAAACAAAGTATACAACCTGGTTCAATCGTTCGAAAAAATGATTATCTTACAGTAGAACTCTCTCCACCTGGAGAACGAGGAGAGACACCTGAAACGAATTCTCAAGAAAACGAACGATCTATGCAAGAGCAAAATGAAGAAAAAGAAGAAGAAGAGGCGTAA
- a CDS encoding stage V sporulation protein D, with protein MKRVSNVTLRKRLVTVFLFAMVIFAIIDIRLGYVQFIIGDGIMKKARDSWSRDIPFQPERGEIVDRNGEILAENVTAPSVMLAPRQIKNPQLVAEKLSEVLGISVEKAYKHATKNANIEKIQPEGRKLTEEQAETLSQLNLDGVYIAKDSKRHYPKGEYLSHVLGFSGIDNQGLMGLELYYDDYLKGKEGYLSFFADAKGRKMPKLADVYQPPKDGYNLKLTIDDRVQTIIERELDNAQAKYNPDGALAIAMDPDTGEILAMSSRPTFHPENYQHVDQKVYNRNLPVWSTYEPGSTFKIITLAATLEEGLVDLYDDHFYDRGAIKVDGATLHCWKSGGHGSQSYLEVVQNSCNPGFVTMGERLGKEKLFTYIRDFGFGQKTGIDLQGEGKGILFKESQVGPVELATTAFGQGVSVTPIQQVTAVAAAVNGGYLYQPYIAKEWIDPASGEVVEKSEPQMKERIISDETSKKIREALESVVAKGTGRGAYVEGYRVGGKTGTAQKVGEDGRYMSNNHIVSFIGFAPADDPELVVYLAIDNPKNTVQFGGVVAAPIVGNMMGDSLRAMGVEKRTDGLEKEIQWPDLPRVEVPDLVGLEKKDLMKYLVNLSIETSGEGKYIVDQAPKAGIKVEQGSKIRLFLTDEPPKNATSQ; from the coding sequence ATGAAACGTGTATCCAATGTGACGCTAAGAAAACGTTTAGTCACTGTCTTTCTCTTTGCAATGGTCATTTTTGCAATTATTGACATTCGATTAGGCTATGTTCAATTTATTATTGGTGATGGGATTATGAAAAAAGCACGCGATTCGTGGAGTCGGGATATCCCATTTCAACCTGAACGTGGTGAGATTGTAGATCGGAATGGAGAAATTCTAGCAGAAAATGTGACTGCGCCATCTGTAATGCTCGCACCACGTCAAATTAAAAATCCTCAACTTGTTGCTGAAAAACTCTCAGAAGTGCTTGGAATATCAGTAGAAAAAGCTTATAAACATGCCACAAAAAATGCAAACATTGAGAAAATACAACCAGAAGGAAGAAAGTTGACGGAAGAGCAAGCCGAAACACTAAGCCAACTTAATCTAGACGGTGTTTATATCGCAAAAGACTCAAAGCGCCACTATCCTAAAGGGGAGTATCTATCACATGTATTAGGTTTTAGTGGGATTGATAATCAGGGGTTAATGGGGCTTGAATTGTATTATGATGATTACCTCAAAGGGAAAGAGGGTTATTTATCCTTCTTCGCTGACGCAAAGGGGAGAAAAATGCCCAAGCTTGCTGATGTTTATCAACCTCCGAAAGATGGGTATAATTTAAAGCTGACAATTGATGATAGGGTTCAAACGATCATTGAAAGGGAACTGGATAATGCTCAGGCAAAATACAATCCTGATGGAGCCTTAGCTATAGCAATGGATCCCGATACAGGTGAAATATTGGCTATGTCTAGCCGACCCACATTTCACCCAGAAAATTATCAGCACGTAGACCAAAAAGTCTATAACCGAAACTTGCCTGTATGGAGTACCTATGAGCCAGGGTCAACGTTTAAGATTATTACGTTAGCAGCAACTTTAGAAGAAGGACTGGTTGATCTATATGATGACCACTTTTATGATAGAGGGGCTATTAAAGTTGATGGTGCTACCTTGCATTGCTGGAAAAGTGGAGGTCATGGGAGTCAATCTTACTTAGAAGTCGTACAAAATTCTTGTAACCCAGGCTTTGTCACAATGGGTGAGCGGTTAGGAAAAGAAAAACTTTTCACGTACATTCGAGACTTTGGCTTCGGTCAAAAGACAGGGATTGATTTACAGGGTGAAGGAAAAGGGATTTTGTTTAAAGAAAGTCAGGTAGGACCTGTAGAGTTAGCAACAACTGCTTTTGGTCAAGGGGTATCTGTAACACCCATTCAGCAAGTGACAGCTGTTGCTGCTGCAGTGAATGGAGGATACTTATATCAACCTTATATAGCTAAGGAATGGATTGATCCAGCCAGTGGTGAAGTGGTTGAGAAAAGTGAACCCCAAATGAAAGAACGTATTATTTCTGATGAAACGTCGAAAAAGATTCGTGAAGCACTTGAAAGTGTCGTTGCTAAAGGAACAGGGCGAGGTGCTTATGTTGAAGGGTATCGAGTAGGAGGAAAAACGGGTACTGCGCAAAAAGTGGGGGAAGATGGAAGGTATATGAGCAATAATCATATTGTATCCTTTATTGGGTTTGCTCCAGCGGATGATCCAGAGTTGGTTGTTTATCTAGCCATTGATAACCCTAAAAACACTGTTCAATTTGGTGGAGTTGTAGCAGCTCCAATTGTTGGTAATATGATGGGAGATAGTCTTAGAGCAATGGGTGTGGAAAAACGTACGGATGGGCTTGAAAAAGAAATTCAGTGGCCTGATTTACCAAGAGTAGAAGTACCTGATCTGGTTGGCTTAGAAAAAAAGGATTTAATGAAGTATTTGGTGAATTTGTCAATAGAAACAAGTGGAGAAGGGAAATACATTGTAGATCAAGCACCTAAAGCGGGAATAAAGGTTGAACAGGGTTCCAAAATTCGCCTTTTCTTAACTGACGAACCTCCTAAAAATGCTACATCTCAATAA
- a CDS encoding UDP-N-acetylmuramoyl-L-alanyl-D-glutamate--2,6-diaminopimelate ligase has protein sequence MKLGNLLETLHVYTATKSIEHVQVNGIKMDSRAVQKDDLFICIEGFTVDGHDFVAQAEEKGASAIIAQKPIEASIPVILVSDSNKALAKLSNHFYGYPTNHLHLVGVTGTNGKTTTSYLIDSIFQEAQKTTGLIGTIQMKIGENTYPVKNTTPDSLFLQQNFSQMVDEGVDAAVMEVSSHALDLGRVHGCDFDIAVYTNLSQDHLDFHKDMDDYLRAKSLLFSQLGNGYHQKPKYAVINRDDEHCDFLIKSTAQEVITYGLQDRADIVAKNLSLTAGGTSFTLRTPSGDIYIESPLVGEFSVYNMLAAASTAWLSGISLETIKHSLEQTKGVRGRFEPVLAGQDFGVIVDYAHTPDSLENVLKTVKSFVENRIFVVIGCGGDRDRTKRPLMAQAAVKYADHTYLTSDNPRSEDPKAILEDMENGVTGEDYTVIVDRREAINEAVQHATAGDVIVIAGKGHETYQEINGERTHFDDVEVAKESIQSGK, from the coding sequence ATGAAACTAGGAAACTTATTAGAGACTCTTCATGTATATACTGCAACGAAAAGTATAGAGCATGTACAAGTAAATGGAATTAAAATGGACTCAAGAGCCGTACAAAAGGATGATTTATTTATTTGTATTGAAGGCTTCACGGTTGATGGCCATGATTTTGTCGCACAAGCTGAAGAAAAAGGGGCAAGTGCAATCATTGCCCAGAAACCGATTGAAGCCTCAATCCCAGTAATTTTAGTAAGCGACAGTAATAAGGCGCTTGCTAAACTATCCAACCATTTTTATGGTTACCCAACCAATCATCTTCATTTAGTTGGAGTCACAGGCACGAATGGAAAGACAACAACATCTTATTTGATTGATTCTATTTTCCAAGAGGCACAGAAAACAACTGGTTTAATTGGAACCATTCAAATGAAAATTGGAGAGAATACATATCCTGTAAAAAACACAACGCCAGACTCACTATTTTTACAGCAAAACTTTTCTCAAATGGTTGATGAAGGTGTAGATGCAGCAGTAATGGAAGTATCATCTCATGCCTTAGACTTAGGGAGGGTCCATGGGTGTGATTTTGATATAGCGGTTTATACCAATCTCTCACAGGATCATCTAGATTTTCATAAAGACATGGATGATTACTTGCGTGCGAAATCGCTTCTTTTCTCACAATTGGGGAATGGATATCATCAAAAGCCGAAATATGCTGTGATAAACCGTGATGATGAACATTGTGATTTTCTTATTAAAAGTACAGCACAAGAAGTCATTACATATGGATTACAAGATCGAGCAGATATAGTTGCAAAAAACCTTAGCTTAACAGCAGGCGGAACTTCTTTTACACTACGAACTCCTAGTGGGGACATTTACATTGAAAGCCCTCTTGTAGGAGAATTCAGTGTGTATAATATGCTGGCAGCAGCGAGTACGGCATGGTTATCTGGAATTTCCCTCGAAACCATTAAACATTCCTTGGAACAAACGAAAGGTGTACGTGGGCGATTTGAACCTGTGTTAGCCGGTCAAGATTTCGGCGTTATTGTTGATTATGCTCATACACCTGATTCTTTAGAGAATGTTTTAAAGACGGTAAAATCCTTTGTTGAAAACCGAATTTTTGTTGTTATTGGTTGTGGTGGAGATCGTGACCGAACGAAGCGACCTTTAATGGCTCAAGCGGCAGTGAAGTATGCAGATCATACCTATTTAACATCCGATAACCCTCGTTCAGAGGATCCCAAAGCCATTCTAGAGGATATGGAAAATGGTGTGACTGGTGAAGATTATACGGTTATCGTGGATCGAAGAGAAGCGATTAATGAAGCCGTTCAACATGCAACTGCTGGTGATGTGATTGTGATTGCTGGTAAAGGTCATGAAACCTATCAAGAAATCAATGGAGAGCGAACTCATTTCGATGATGTAGAGGTTGCAAAGGAAAGTATTCAATCCGGAAAATAA